The following coding sequences are from one Microbacterium sp. SORGH_AS_0969 window:
- a CDS encoding siderophore-interacting protein — translation MTDRPVRPPRPQHVLEVVATERITPHLVRIRARGADLSVFRESPYTDRYVKITFVKPELGLEPPYDLAALRDTLAPEDLPVTRTYTVREVVGDELAIDFVVHGDEGLAGPWAARAQPGERLVVSSPGGGYAPDPEADWHLLAGDESAIPAIAAALEALSPDAVGVAFLEVQGPDEHVPLSAPEGVLVEWIHRGTAPAGTTHALVDAVAGWTPPAGRGHVFAHGEREAMKGLRDVVFGRWGLPLAQVSLSGYWAYGRTEDRFQAEKREPIGQIL, via the coding sequence ATGACCGATCGCCCTGTTCGACCGCCCCGCCCGCAGCACGTGCTCGAGGTCGTCGCCACCGAGCGGATCACACCGCATCTGGTTCGCATCCGGGCGCGGGGAGCCGACCTGTCGGTGTTCCGCGAGAGTCCCTACACCGACCGATACGTCAAGATCACGTTCGTGAAGCCGGAGCTCGGTCTGGAGCCGCCGTACGATCTTGCGGCGCTGCGGGACACCCTGGCCCCCGAAGACCTTCCCGTCACGCGGACCTACACGGTTCGAGAGGTCGTCGGCGACGAGCTCGCGATCGACTTCGTCGTGCACGGCGACGAGGGTTTGGCAGGCCCCTGGGCGGCGCGGGCACAGCCGGGGGAGCGTCTGGTCGTCTCGTCGCCGGGAGGAGGGTACGCGCCCGACCCGGAAGCGGACTGGCACCTTCTGGCCGGAGACGAGTCCGCCATCCCGGCGATCGCCGCCGCTCTCGAGGCTCTGTCCCCGGATGCCGTGGGTGTCGCCTTCCTCGAGGTGCAGGGGCCCGACGAGCACGTGCCGCTCTCCGCTCCGGAGGGGGTTCTCGTCGAGTGGATCCACCGGGGCACGGCGCCGGCGGGGACGACGCACGCGCTCGTCGACGCGGTTGCCGGATGGACCCCTCCGGCGGGACGCGGTCACGTGTTCGCGCACGGTGAGCGTGAGGCCATGAAGGGCTTGCGAGATGTGGTCTTCGGGCGCTGGGGTCTGCCTCTCGCGCAGGTCTCGTTGTCGGGCTACTGGGCGTACGGCCGCACAGAGGATCGGTTCCAGGCGGAGAAGCGCGAACCGATCGGGCAGATCCTCTGA
- a CDS encoding aspartate kinase yields MALIVQKYGGSSVADAESIKRVAKRIVDTRRAGHEVVVAVSAMGDTTDELLDLAGQVAPIPAPRELDMLLSSGERISMALLAMAIHSMGFEARSFTGSQAGMITDATHGAARIVDVTPVRLREALDEGAIVIVAGFQGFNRDTRDITTLGRGGSDTTAVALAAALNADVCEIYSDVDGIFTADPRVVPLARKLDRVGSEEMLELAANGAKVLYIRAVEYARRHGVLIHARSTFSSGEGTWVLDASKSSPLVPESEAMEEPIVAGVATDLSQAKITVIGVPDVPGKAADIFKIVAKSGANVDMIVQNVSAAATGRTDISFTLPKTDATTALKALAGEQAEVGFESLVHDDQIGKLSVVGAGMRTHSGVSATLFEALSMAGVNIEMISTSEIRISVVVRGVDLAEAARLVHTAYGLDGEAEATVHAGTGR; encoded by the coding sequence ATGGCGCTGATCGTCCAGAAGTACGGCGGTTCCTCCGTCGCCGACGCCGAGAGCATCAAGCGCGTCGCCAAGCGCATCGTCGACACGCGTCGCGCGGGTCACGAGGTCGTCGTCGCCGTCAGCGCGATGGGCGACACGACCGACGAGCTGCTCGACCTCGCGGGTCAGGTCGCTCCGATCCCCGCTCCGCGCGAGCTCGACATGCTGCTGTCGTCGGGCGAGCGCATCTCGATGGCGCTGCTGGCCATGGCGATCCACTCGATGGGCTTCGAGGCCCGTTCCTTCACCGGCAGCCAGGCGGGGATGATCACGGATGCCACGCACGGCGCCGCCCGCATCGTCGACGTCACGCCCGTGCGTCTGCGCGAAGCGCTCGACGAGGGCGCGATCGTCATCGTCGCCGGCTTCCAGGGCTTCAACCGCGACACCCGCGACATCACCACGCTCGGTCGCGGCGGCTCCGACACCACGGCTGTCGCTCTGGCCGCCGCCCTGAACGCCGACGTGTGCGAGATCTACAGCGACGTCGACGGCATCTTCACCGCCGACCCCCGCGTCGTGCCCCTGGCCCGCAAGCTCGACCGCGTCGGCAGCGAAGAGATGCTCGAGCTCGCCGCCAACGGCGCGAAGGTCCTCTACATCCGCGCCGTCGAGTACGCGCGCCGCCACGGCGTGCTGATCCACGCGCGGTCCACGTTCAGCTCGGGCGAGGGCACCTGGGTGCTCGACGCCTCCAAGTCCTCCCCCCTCGTCCCCGAAAGTGAAGCCATGGAAGAGCCCATCGTCGCCGGCGTCGCCACCGACCTCAGCCAGGCGAAGATCACCGTCATCGGCGTCCCCGACGTCCCCGGCAAGGCCGCCGACATCTTCAAGATCGTCGCGAAGTCGGGCGCGAACGTCGACATGATCGTGCAGAACGTCTCGGCCGCCGCGACCGGTCGCACCGACATCTCGTTCACGCTGCCCAAGACCGATGCCACGACGGCGCTGAAGGCGCTCGCTGGCGAGCAGGCCGAGGTCGGGTTCGAGAGCCTCGTGCACGACGACCAGATCGGCAAGCTGTCGGTCGTGGGCGCGGGCATGCGCACGCACTCGGGCGTCTCGGCGACGCTGTTCGAGGCGCTGAGCATGGCGGGCGTCAACATCGAGATGATCTCGACCTCCGAGATCCGCATCTCGGTGGTCGTGCGCGGCGTCGACCTCGCCGAGGCCGCGCGTCTCGTGCACACCGCCTACGGTCTGGACGGCGAGGCCGAGGCCACCGTCCACGCCGGCACCGGTCGCTGA
- a CDS encoding malate:quinone oxidoreductase, with protein MTENVDVLLIGGGIMSATLGTLLKDLQPDLKIAVMERLSDVAQESSNAWNNAGTGHAALCELNYTPEAKDGSIDPAKAITINEQFQQSRQLWASLVAEGVLDEPSTFINATPHMTFVRGEKDVAFLRKRYEVLKEQPLFAGIEYTEDSRVINQWAPLLMQKRRKGEPFAATRVPAGTDVDFGSLTRQLFANLREKGVEVVTNHDVKKLKKQKDGSWEVSYRHVIGGTPGSINATFVFVGAGGWALKLLQRSGIPEIKGYGVFPIGGQWLKTSNPDIVAKHRAKVYSQASVGAPPMSVPHLDTRVIDGESSLLFGPFATFSPKFLKNGSMLDIVTQVRPHNLLPMLKVAVDNPGLIKYLISELLKTHAKKVDSLRDFMPTAKAEDWELLDAGQRAQVMKKDKDKGGVLQFGTEVITASDRSIAGLLGASPGASTAVSIMLGLIKTCFPERMPEWEPRLRELIPSYGESLNTHPEAARRELDATAQALKINP; from the coding sequence GTGACTGAAAACGTCGATGTTCTCCTCATCGGTGGCGGCATCATGTCCGCCACTCTCGGCACGCTGCTGAAAGACCTCCAGCCCGATCTGAAGATCGCGGTCATGGAGCGTTTGAGCGACGTCGCACAGGAGAGCTCGAACGCCTGGAACAACGCGGGCACCGGTCACGCGGCGCTCTGCGAGTTGAACTACACGCCCGAGGCGAAGGACGGCTCTATCGACCCCGCCAAGGCGATCACGATCAACGAGCAGTTCCAGCAGAGCCGCCAGCTGTGGGCCTCGCTGGTCGCCGAGGGCGTGCTCGACGAGCCGTCGACGTTCATCAACGCGACCCCGCACATGACCTTCGTCAGGGGAGAGAAAGACGTCGCGTTCCTCCGCAAGCGCTACGAGGTCCTCAAGGAGCAGCCCCTGTTCGCGGGAATCGAGTACACCGAGGACTCGCGGGTCATCAACCAGTGGGCGCCGCTGCTCATGCAGAAGCGCCGCAAGGGCGAGCCCTTCGCGGCCACGCGCGTCCCCGCCGGTACGGACGTCGACTTCGGCTCGCTCACGCGACAGCTCTTCGCGAACCTGCGCGAGAAGGGTGTGGAGGTCGTCACCAACCACGACGTCAAGAAGCTGAAGAAGCAGAAGGACGGCTCGTGGGAGGTGTCCTACCGCCACGTGATCGGCGGAACACCGGGCTCGATCAACGCGACCTTCGTCTTCGTGGGTGCGGGCGGCTGGGCGCTCAAGCTCCTGCAGCGTTCCGGCATCCCCGAGATCAAGGGCTACGGCGTCTTCCCGATCGGCGGGCAGTGGCTCAAGACCTCCAACCCCGACATCGTCGCGAAGCACCGCGCGAAGGTCTACTCGCAGGCGTCGGTCGGTGCCCCGCCGATGTCGGTTCCGCATCTCGACACGCGCGTCATCGACGGGGAGTCCTCGCTGCTGTTCGGCCCGTTCGCCACGTTCAGCCCCAAGTTCCTCAAGAACGGGTCGATGCTCGACATCGTGACGCAGGTGCGCCCGCACAACCTCCTGCCCATGCTGAAGGTCGCCGTCGACAACCCGGGTCTCATCAAGTACCTGATCAGCGAGCTCCTGAAGACGCATGCGAAGAAGGTCGACAGCCTCCGCGACTTCATGCCAACGGCGAAGGCCGAGGATTGGGAGCTGCTCGACGCGGGCCAGCGCGCTCAGGTGATGAAGAAAGACAAAGACAAGGGCGGTGTGCTCCAGTTCGGCACCGAGGTCATCACGGCCTCCGACCGCTCGATCGCCGGTCTCCTCGGTGCGTCCCCGGGCGCGTCCACGGCGGTGTCGATCATGCTCGGCCTGATCAAGACGTGCTTCCCCGAACGCATGCCCGAGTGGGAGCCGCGTCTGCGCGAGCTCATCCCGAGCTACGGCGAGTCACTCAACACCCACCCCGAGGCGGCGCGCCGAGAACTGGATGCCACGGCCCAGGCGCTGAAGATCAACCCCTGA
- a CDS encoding thymidine kinase — MAKLYFRYGAMNSGKSTALLQAAYNYEERGQRVLLAKPEIDTKGADQIESRLGVSRPVDFLVGPDDDLRAVFAAAAGPDPVASLLVDEAQFFTPAQVDDLLRIAVLDDVPVLAYGIRTDFRTEAFPGSARLMEIAHSLEELKTICRCGRKAIFNARLVGGRFVFDGDQVAIDEGQIQGEVTYESMCAACYLRESGGRLDGR; from the coding sequence GTGGCGAAGCTGTACTTCCGCTACGGAGCGATGAACTCGGGCAAGTCGACGGCCCTGCTGCAGGCGGCGTACAACTACGAGGAACGCGGACAGCGCGTGCTGCTCGCCAAGCCCGAGATCGACACCAAGGGCGCCGACCAGATCGAAAGCCGCTTGGGCGTGAGCCGCCCGGTCGACTTCCTCGTGGGCCCCGACGACGACCTGCGCGCGGTGTTCGCCGCGGCTGCCGGCCCCGACCCCGTCGCCTCGCTCCTGGTCGACGAGGCGCAATTCTTCACCCCGGCGCAGGTCGACGACCTCTTGCGCATCGCGGTGCTCGACGACGTGCCGGTGCTCGCCTACGGCATCCGTACCGATTTCCGCACGGAGGCCTTCCCGGGGTCGGCGCGGCTCATGGAGATCGCGCACAGCCTCGAAGAGCTCAAGACCATCTGCCGGTGCGGACGCAAGGCGATCTTCAACGCGAGGTTGGTGGGCGGGCGCTTCGTCTTCGACGGCGATCAGGTGGCGATCGACGAGGGGCAGATCCAGGGCGAGGTCACGTACGAGTCGATGTGCGCGGCGTGCTACCTGCGCGAGTCCGGCGGCCGTCTCGACGGACGCTGA
- a CDS encoding aspartate-semialdehyde dehydrogenase: MTRISDSGISLAVVGATGQVGSVMLEILAERAFPIRELRLFATARSAGTSIEFGGHSVVVEDVATADPAGVEVALFSAGATGSRAHAPRFAEAGALVIDNSSAWRMDPEVPLVVSEVNPHAIDDEAVKGIVANPNCTTMAAMPVLKVLDTEAGLERLIVSTYQAVSGSGLAGAQELLGQVEGVLAQGDVERLVRDGSALDFPQPGKYVAPIAFDVIPFAGNLVDDGLNETDEEKKLRNESRKILELPDLRVAGTCVRVPVFTGHSLSINAEFARDLSPERARELLADAPGVKLEEVPTPLQAAGTDPSYVGRIRADQSAPEGRGLVLFVSNDNLRKGAALNAVQIAEIVAQKLAARV; encoded by the coding sequence ATGACCCGCATCTCCGATTCCGGAATCTCCCTCGCCGTCGTCGGCGCCACCGGTCAGGTCGGCTCCGTCATGCTCGAGATCCTCGCCGAGCGGGCGTTCCCGATTCGCGAACTGCGCCTCTTCGCCACGGCGCGCTCCGCCGGCACCTCGATCGAGTTCGGTGGCCACTCGGTCGTCGTCGAAGACGTCGCCACGGCTGATCCTGCCGGCGTCGAGGTCGCCCTGTTCTCGGCCGGTGCCACCGGTTCGCGCGCGCACGCTCCCCGCTTCGCCGAGGCCGGTGCCCTCGTCATCGACAACTCGAGCGCCTGGCGCATGGACCCCGAGGTTCCGCTCGTCGTGAGCGAGGTCAACCCGCACGCGATCGACGACGAGGCCGTCAAGGGCATCGTCGCGAACCCCAACTGCACGACCATGGCCGCGATGCCGGTGCTGAAGGTGCTCGACACCGAGGCGGGCCTCGAGCGCCTCATCGTCAGCACCTACCAGGCGGTCTCGGGCTCCGGCCTCGCGGGCGCCCAGGAGCTCCTCGGTCAGGTCGAGGGCGTTCTCGCGCAGGGCGACGTCGAGCGGCTCGTCCGCGACGGCTCGGCCCTCGACTTCCCGCAGCCCGGGAAGTACGTCGCCCCCATCGCGTTCGACGTCATCCCCTTCGCGGGCAACCTCGTCGACGACGGCCTCAACGAGACCGACGAAGAGAAGAAGCTCCGCAACGAGAGCCGCAAGATCCTCGAGCTGCCCGACCTCCGTGTCGCGGGCACGTGCGTGCGCGTCCCCGTCTTCACGGGCCACTCGCTCAGCATCAATGCGGAGTTCGCCCGCGACCTCTCGCCCGAGCGTGCGCGCGAGCTCCTCGCCGACGCTCCCGGGGTGAAGCTCGAAGAGGTCCCCACGCCGCTCCAGGCGGCCGGCACCGACCCGAGCTACGTCGGACGCATCCGCGCGGACCAGTCCGCTCCCGAGGGCAGGGGGCTCGTGCTGTTCGTCAGCAACGACAACCTGCGCAAGGGCGCCGCGCTCAACGCCGTGCAGATCGCCGAGATCGTCGCGCAGAAGCTCGCCGCGCGCGTCTGA
- a CDS encoding threonine/serine exporter ThrE family protein — MSPTPRRLLSSLRRLVHTEDFGSPDTHLLPVIDEAFSARILDLAIRIGETMLVVGAPANEVTLTIVRVCGAYGLDPVHVDVTYNSITIAHSRPGASHPTTLLRVVRGSVPDHAKLQRLQSLVTEITGGLALDDAIARCRAIRRLPFRYRPAIVIAAQAGLAVGVAIMFGANWLALVLSFIAAGLAATTQHVLARARVPYFFAQIAGGFVLTVVAALSPLLRYTGIDAAAAIRPSVIVASGIVLMLAGLTVVGAAQDAIDGFALTATGRILELTTQTLGVVLGILAGLETVRVLGMGMSPPSNALPLGPVGVQFIGAAVIAIAVAVINGAGARIIVVSAALSLVAWAGYVGASSLGFEVAAASGVGAFIGSFAGIVVAYRLHVPSVAITTAAILPMVPGAAVFRGLLGIVESGDDPAVLMTGVTTLTGAATIGIALAVGASLGIYLGQPVRATLSSVVRTRARTRR; from the coding sequence TTGTCCCCCACCCCGCGCCGACTGCTGTCGTCATTGCGTCGTCTCGTGCACACCGAGGACTTCGGCTCCCCCGACACGCACCTGCTCCCCGTCATCGACGAGGCGTTCTCGGCGCGCATCCTCGATCTCGCGATCCGCATCGGCGAGACGATGCTCGTCGTCGGAGCACCGGCGAACGAGGTGACGCTGACGATCGTGCGGGTCTGCGGCGCCTACGGCCTGGACCCGGTGCACGTCGACGTCACCTACAATTCGATCACGATCGCGCACAGTCGCCCCGGCGCCTCGCACCCCACGACCCTGCTGCGCGTCGTGCGGGGGTCGGTGCCCGACCACGCGAAGCTCCAGCGGCTGCAGTCCCTCGTGACCGAGATCACCGGCGGGCTCGCGCTCGACGACGCCATCGCGCGATGCCGGGCGATCCGGCGGCTCCCGTTCCGCTACCGCCCGGCGATCGTCATCGCAGCGCAAGCCGGCCTGGCCGTGGGGGTCGCGATCATGTTCGGCGCGAACTGGCTCGCGCTGGTGCTGTCGTTCATCGCGGCGGGCCTCGCCGCGACCACGCAACACGTTCTGGCCCGGGCGCGCGTGCCGTACTTCTTCGCACAGATCGCGGGTGGCTTCGTGTTGACCGTCGTCGCGGCGCTGTCTCCCCTGCTGCGGTACACCGGGATCGACGCGGCCGCCGCGATCCGACCGTCGGTGATCGTGGCATCCGGGATCGTCCTCATGCTCGCGGGACTGACCGTGGTGGGAGCGGCTCAGGATGCCATCGACGGCTTCGCGCTCACCGCGACCGGCCGCATCCTCGAGCTGACCACGCAGACGCTCGGTGTGGTCCTCGGGATCCTCGCGGGGCTCGAGACCGTGCGCGTGCTCGGGATGGGGATGTCTCCCCCGTCGAACGCCCTCCCCCTCGGGCCGGTCGGCGTGCAGTTCATCGGCGCCGCGGTCATCGCGATCGCCGTCGCGGTGATCAACGGCGCGGGAGCGCGGATCATCGTCGTCAGCGCTGCCCTGAGCCTGGTCGCCTGGGCGGGATACGTCGGTGCCTCGTCGCTGGGCTTCGAGGTCGCCGCGGCGAGCGGCGTCGGCGCCTTCATCGGCAGCTTCGCCGGCATCGTCGTCGCGTACCGCCTGCACGTGCCGTCGGTGGCGATCACGACCGCGGCGATCCTGCCGATGGTCCCCGGAGCGGCGGTGTTCCGCGGGCTGCTGGGGATCGTGGAGTCGGGCGACGACCCGGCGGTGCTCATGACGGGTGTCACGACGCTCACGGGGGCGGCGACCATCGGGATCGCGCTCGCGGTCGGGGCCTCGCTCGGCATCTACCTCGGTCAGCCCGTCCGGGCGACGCTGTCGAGCGTGGTGCGGACACGGGCGCGCACGCGGCGCTGA
- the galE gene encoding UDP-glucose 4-epimerase GalE codes for MRVLLAGGAGYIGTHTAVALLEAGHDVVLLDDLSGTHEVAAERVERITGKPAPLVIGDAADDAVVSAAFEAHGPIDAIIHLAAFKAVGESTQKPLEYYSNNLDTTFALLRVGLAHGIRSFVFSSTGTVYSDPADLPFTEESTTSIDLSNAYSKSKRMNEVVLADVARVNPELNVTVLRYFNPVGAHPSGLIGEDPAGIPNNLMPYVSRVAIGTLDEVGVFGDDYDTPDGTGLRDYIHVVDLAEGHVAALEQAQPGHQVFNLGTGRPVSVLELVASFEKAVGHELPKRILARRPGDVAATYCDPTKAADVLGWRTRLTIDDACRDYWNWQTTNPAGYATPADA; via the coding sequence ATGCGCGTACTCCTGGCCGGCGGTGCCGGTTACATCGGAACCCACACGGCCGTCGCCCTCCTCGAAGCCGGCCATGATGTCGTCCTCCTCGACGACCTGTCCGGTACTCACGAGGTCGCCGCCGAGCGCGTGGAGCGCATCACGGGCAAGCCCGCGCCGCTCGTCATCGGCGACGCCGCCGATGACGCGGTCGTCTCTGCTGCCTTCGAGGCGCACGGACCCATCGACGCGATCATCCACCTCGCCGCCTTCAAAGCGGTGGGGGAGTCCACGCAGAAGCCCCTGGAGTACTACTCCAACAACCTCGACACCACGTTCGCGCTCCTTCGCGTGGGCCTGGCGCACGGCATCCGGTCGTTCGTGTTCTCGTCCACCGGGACCGTGTACTCCGACCCGGCCGACCTGCCGTTCACCGAAGAGTCGACGACGAGCATCGACCTCTCGAACGCGTACAGCAAGTCGAAGCGCATGAACGAGGTCGTCCTCGCCGACGTCGCCCGCGTGAACCCCGAGCTCAACGTGACGGTGCTCCGCTACTTCAACCCGGTCGGTGCGCACCCGTCCGGCCTGATCGGCGAAGACCCAGCCGGCATCCCGAACAATCTCATGCCCTACGTCTCGCGGGTCGCGATCGGAACGCTCGACGAGGTCGGCGTCTTCGGCGACGACTACGACACCCCCGACGGCACCGGTCTGCGCGACTACATCCATGTCGTCGACCTCGCCGAGGGGCACGTCGCTGCGCTCGAGCAGGCGCAGCCGGGGCACCAGGTCTTCAACCTCGGCACCGGGCGGCCCGTGAGCGTGCTCGAGCTCGTCGCCTCGTTCGAGAAGGCCGTCGGGCACGAACTCCCGAAGCGGATCCTCGCCCGCAGACCCGGCGACGTCGCCGCCACCTACTGCGACCCGACCAAGGCGGCCGACGTGCTCGGCTGGCGCACGCGCCTCACCATCGACGACGCCTGCCGCGACTACTGGAACTGGCAGACGACGAACCCGGCCGGGTACGCCACCCCCGCCGACGCCTGA
- a CDS encoding FadR/GntR family transcriptional regulator — MPDTAPRAWQVVLERIEADLRDGRLSPGDRLTPERELAAVLGVGRSSVREAIRVLEVLGVVRTATGSGPSAGAMIVTTPRGGLAAFLRLQVAANGFPIADVVRTRVVLEGDVVERLAAEPAADLAEVHEILDAMDAGELSPEEFLALDARLHQALAEASGNAVVAAMMAGLRSSIESYTQLGAARMSDWTTTARRLRSEHRDIVAAVGRGDGAAARDAVRGHIAGYFRQVAQELGAPVDDESVPAANVDTAPVGTRPERGLP, encoded by the coding sequence ATGCCGGACACCGCACCGCGCGCGTGGCAGGTCGTTCTCGAGCGCATCGAGGCTGACCTGCGCGACGGGCGCCTGTCTCCCGGCGATCGACTGACGCCCGAGAGAGAGCTGGCGGCGGTCCTCGGCGTGGGCCGTTCGAGCGTCCGCGAAGCCATTCGCGTTCTCGAGGTTCTCGGGGTGGTGCGAACCGCGACCGGGTCAGGCCCGAGCGCGGGGGCGATGATCGTCACCACTCCGCGCGGCGGACTCGCCGCTTTCCTGCGGTTGCAGGTCGCCGCGAACGGTTTCCCCATCGCCGACGTCGTGCGCACGCGCGTCGTGCTCGAGGGCGATGTCGTGGAGCGTCTCGCGGCGGAGCCTGCGGCCGACCTCGCCGAGGTCCACGAGATCCTGGATGCCATGGACGCGGGCGAGCTCTCGCCGGAAGAGTTCCTCGCGCTCGACGCACGGCTGCACCAAGCGCTCGCCGAGGCGTCCGGCAACGCGGTCGTCGCGGCGATGATGGCGGGACTGCGCAGCTCCATCGAGTCGTACACCCAGCTCGGCGCCGCTCGGATGAGCGACTGGACGACGACCGCACGGCGGTTGCGGAGCGAGCACCGCGACATCGTCGCGGCGGTGGGTCGCGGGGACGGCGCCGCGGCGCGAGATGCCGTCCGCGGACATATCGCCGGATACTTCCGTCAGGTCGCCCAGGAGTTGGGGGCGCCCGTCGACGACGAGAGCGTCCCCGCGGCGAACGTCGACACCGCGCCCGTCGGTACCCGCCCGGAGAGAGGACTTCCATGA
- a CDS encoding phosphate ABC transporter ATP-binding protein has protein sequence MDARSISAWFGDHQVLLDVSLTMPAGQVTALIGPSGCGKSTFLRILNRMHELVPSAALAGEVLLDGDDIYDSGHRLIDARKNIGMVFQKPNPFPAMSIYDNVIAGLKLTGKRAARDEKDHLVETSLQSAGLWKEVKDRLRAPGGGLSGGQQQRLCIARSLAIKPKVLLMDEPCSALDPTSTRVIEETMGELQKELTIVIVTHNMQQAQRVSQQCAFFLASQGQPGHIVEHGDTDAMFDSPIDPRTYDYVNGRFG, from the coding sequence TTGGATGCGCGATCGATCTCGGCGTGGTTCGGCGATCACCAGGTGCTCCTCGACGTGTCGCTGACCATGCCCGCCGGACAGGTGACCGCCCTCATCGGTCCGTCCGGCTGCGGCAAGTCCACGTTCCTGCGCATCCTCAACCGGATGCACGAGCTCGTCCCCTCGGCGGCGCTCGCCGGGGAGGTGCTGCTCGACGGTGACGACATCTACGACTCGGGGCACCGACTCATCGACGCGCGCAAGAACATCGGCATGGTGTTCCAGAAGCCCAACCCCTTCCCGGCGATGTCGATCTACGACAACGTCATCGCGGGACTGAAACTCACCGGCAAACGCGCCGCGCGCGACGAGAAGGACCACCTCGTCGAGACGTCGTTGCAGAGCGCCGGGCTGTGGAAAGAGGTCAAGGACAGGCTGAGGGCTCCCGGCGGCGGCCTGTCGGGCGGTCAGCAGCAGCGCCTGTGCATCGCCCGCTCGCTCGCGATCAAGCCCAAGGTGCTGCTGATGGACGAGCCGTGCTCGGCGCTGGATCCCACGTCCACGCGCGTCATCGAGGAGACGATGGGCGAACTGCAGAAAGAGCTGACGATCGTGATCGTCACGCACAACATGCAGCAGGCGCAGCGCGTATCGCAGCAGTGCGCCTTCTTCCTGGCATCCCAGGGGCAGCCCGGTCACATCGTCGAGCACGGCGACACGGATGCCATGTTCGACTCGCCCATCGACCCGCGCACCTACGACTACGTCAACGGGCGCTTCGGGTAG
- a CDS encoding sortase yields the protein MTLLNRPAGAGAGTAPRRPPRPPRRPPRPRPTYAPLSPTQVFLRGMLVSVSVLVLVFLLNLLVISHVSHFAAQQQLRDTFRAQLAAGTAPVSEGDFEDHLLADGAPVGILSIPQLGIDEVISEGTTSGVLMHGPGHRRDTVLPGQAGVSVIMGRAAAFGGPFARLQALQPGETFTVRTGQGEQTFAVLGVRYAGDPTPPAPVRGESRLILITARGGPYLPTGIAYVDARATGPAVPAGARQTTSMTLPPEAKPLATDMTTVWALIFALQFLVVAEFVAVWAYRRVGWQKTWIVFAPVLLLASVFVADQLVRLLPNLL from the coding sequence CCGCCCGCCCCGCCCGCCGCGCCGTCCGCCCCGCCCTCGTCCGACCTACGCGCCGCTGTCGCCGACGCAGGTGTTCCTGCGCGGGATGCTCGTATCGGTATCGGTGCTCGTGCTGGTCTTCCTGCTCAACCTCCTCGTCATCAGTCACGTCTCGCACTTCGCCGCGCAGCAGCAGCTGCGCGATACGTTCCGCGCTCAACTCGCCGCGGGGACCGCACCCGTCAGCGAGGGCGATTTCGAGGATCACCTCCTGGCGGACGGGGCACCGGTGGGCATCCTGTCCATCCCGCAGCTCGGCATCGACGAGGTCATCTCCGAAGGGACGACATCCGGCGTGCTGATGCACGGCCCCGGTCATCGCCGCGACACCGTGCTGCCCGGTCAGGCGGGGGTGAGCGTGATCATGGGACGCGCCGCGGCCTTCGGCGGCCCGTTCGCTCGCCTGCAGGCGCTGCAGCCGGGCGAGACCTTCACCGTGCGGACGGGGCAGGGCGAGCAGACGTTCGCGGTGCTCGGCGTGCGCTACGCCGGCGACCCGACCCCACCGGCCCCCGTGCGCGGTGAGAGCCGCCTCATCCTCATCACGGCTCGGGGCGGCCCGTACCTGCCGACCGGGATCGCCTACGTCGACGCGCGGGCGACAGGCCCCGCGGTGCCGGCGGGTGCGCGCCAGACGACGTCGATGACCCTGCCGCCCGAGGCCAAGCCGCTCGCCACCGATATGACCACCGTCTGGGCGCTCATCTTCGCGTTGCAGTTCCTCGTCGTCGCGGAGTTCGTGGCCGTCTGGGCGTATCGCCGCGTCGGCTGGCAGAAGACGTGGATCGTCTTCGCCCCCGTCCTCCTCCTGGCGAGCGTGTTCGTTGCCGACCAGCTCGTCCGCCTTCTTCCCAACCTTCTCTGA